The Haemophilus parainfluenzae genome window below encodes:
- the menB gene encoding 1,4-dihydroxy-2-naphthoyl-CoA synthase codes for MQNPKDDVLYAPVEWVDHSEGYTDIRFHKSTDGIAKITINRPEVRNAFRPQTVKEMIHAFSNARFDEKIGVIVLTGEGEKAFCSGGDQKIRGDYGGYKDESGVHHLNVLDFQRDIRTCPKPVVAMVAGYAIGGGHVLHMLCDLTIAADNAIFGQTGPKVGSFDGGWGASYMARLVGQKKAREIWFLCRQYNAQEALDMGLVNTVVPYADLEKETVRWCREMLRNSPIALRCLKAALNADCDGQSGLQELAGNATMLFYMTEEGQEGRNAFNEKRAPDFSKFRRNP; via the coding sequence ATGCAAAATCCAAAAGATGATGTTTTATATGCACCAGTTGAGTGGGTTGATCATAGCGAAGGTTATACTGATATTCGTTTCCACAAATCGACTGATGGTATTGCAAAAATCACTATTAATCGTCCAGAAGTGCGCAATGCATTTCGTCCGCAAACAGTTAAAGAAATGATCCATGCATTTTCTAATGCTCGTTTCGATGAAAAAATTGGTGTGATTGTGTTAACCGGTGAAGGCGAAAAAGCATTCTGTTCTGGCGGTGACCAAAAAATTCGTGGTGACTACGGCGGTTATAAAGATGAAAGCGGAGTGCATCATTTAAACGTATTGGATTTTCAACGTGATATTCGTACTTGTCCAAAACCAGTTGTAGCAATGGTGGCAGGTTACGCAATTGGTGGTGGTCACGTACTTCATATGTTATGTGATCTAACCATTGCAGCAGACAATGCAATCTTTGGTCAAACTGGTCCTAAAGTAGGTTCATTTGACGGTGGATGGGGCGCAAGCTATATGGCGCGTTTAGTGGGTCAGAAAAAAGCACGCGAAATTTGGTTCTTATGCCGTCAATATAATGCGCAAGAAGCATTAGATATGGGCTTAGTGAATACTGTGGTGCCTTATGCTGATTTAGAAAAAGAAACCGTTCGTTGGTGCCGTGAAATGTTACGTAACAGTCCAATTGCGTTACGTTGCTTGAAAGCTGCATTGAATGCAGACTGCGATGGTCAATCAGGTTTACAAGAACTCGCGGGTAACGCAACCATGTTGTTCTATATGACTGAAGAAGGTCAAGAAGGTCGTAACGCGTTTAATGAAAAACGTGCACCAGACTTCAGTAAATTCAGACGTAATCCTTAA